From a single Shewanella denitrificans OS217 genomic region:
- a CDS encoding SAM-dependent methyltransferase encodes MTQVQGSLTCVGVGMMLGGHLSPIAHSHITQADVVFSGVSDGFVEQWLSGLNADVRSLQVHYGEGKSRNISYGEMVQVMLAEVRLGKKVVGAFYGHPGIFVKSTHEAIAKAKEEGFAAKMIPGISAESCLYADLGIDPGKVGCQHFETTQFMLYHRQLDPSAHLILWQPGLAGDLTYGIKPTGRAERQLLVELLSKDYPLEHECILYEAATMPLQSGRIERLPLNHLPLAQIALHTTLVLPPSQRLSPNNEMRTKLQALALQQDQALHQGSTAQVLPFTTLKRNLL; translated from the coding sequence ATGACTCAAGTACAAGGTAGCCTCACCTGCGTCGGTGTCGGCATGATGCTCGGCGGCCATTTAAGCCCTATTGCTCACAGCCATATCACACAAGCCGACGTGGTATTCTCCGGCGTATCAGACGGTTTTGTCGAGCAGTGGCTCTCAGGACTCAATGCTGATGTTCGCAGCCTGCAAGTGCATTACGGCGAAGGTAAATCCCGTAATATTAGCTATGGTGAAATGGTGCAGGTCATGCTGGCCGAGGTGCGCCTTGGCAAAAAAGTGGTCGGTGCCTTTTATGGTCACCCGGGAATTTTTGTTAAGTCGACCCACGAGGCGATAGCCAAAGCCAAAGAGGAAGGGTTTGCGGCTAAGATGATCCCAGGGATCTCAGCGGAAAGCTGCCTCTATGCCGATTTAGGCATAGATCCTGGCAAGGTCGGTTGTCAGCATTTTGAAACCACTCAATTTATGCTCTACCACAGACAGTTAGATCCCAGCGCCCATCTGATATTGTGGCAACCTGGGCTGGCGGGGGATTTAACCTATGGCATCAAACCCACGGGACGGGCCGAGCGTCAGCTATTGGTTGAGCTGCTAAGTAAAGATTACCCACTGGAGCATGAATGCATCCTCTATGAAGCCGCGACCATGCCACTGCAAAGTGGCAGAATTGAGCGGCTGCCATTGAATCATCTGCCCTTAGCTCAAATTGCGCTGCACACCACTTTAGTCTTGCCGCCCTCTCAACGTTTGAGTCCCAATAATGAGATGCGCACTAAATTACAGGCATTGGCTCTGCAGCAAGATCAAGCTCTTCATCAGGGCAGCACAGCCCAAGTGCTGCCTTTTACCACACTAAAAAGGAACTTATTATGA
- a CDS encoding PhoH family protein, which translates to MSTKVTTMNLYLEPSDTRRLASLCGPFDDNVKQMERRLGVEIIHKNNHFTIVGLPRNALNANNLLKQLYIETQTVKGSTPDLEPEMVHLAIQEAVSLEADDGIDDLGLNIKTKRGVIKPRTPNQSLYMHNISRHDISFGIGPAGTGKTYLAVAAAVDAYERQEVRRILLTRPAVEAGEKLGFLPGDLSQKVDPYLRPLYDALFEMMGFEKVEKLIERGVIEVAPLAYMRGRTLNDAFIILDESQNTTVEQMKMFLTRIGFNSRTVITGDITQIDLPRSQKSGLRHAIEVLSQVPDISFNFFVAQDVVRHPIVAKIVEAYEAFEQQEQIIKAEKEANYKFQQQRLQAQTTQENPSHES; encoded by the coding sequence TTGTCCACCAAAGTCACCACGATGAACCTGTATCTTGAACCTTCCGATACGCGCCGCCTCGCCTCTTTATGTGGCCCATTTGATGATAACGTTAAACAGATGGAACGTCGCCTAGGCGTTGAAATAATACATAAAAACAATCACTTTACTATTGTTGGCCTACCTAGAAACGCACTTAACGCTAACAATCTATTAAAGCAATTGTATATCGAGACTCAAACAGTTAAAGGCAGCACGCCGGACTTAGAGCCTGAGATGGTGCATCTGGCCATTCAAGAAGCGGTTTCATTAGAGGCAGATGACGGCATCGATGACTTAGGCTTAAACATCAAGACCAAGCGCGGGGTGATAAAGCCGCGCACCCCCAATCAAAGCCTGTATATGCACAATATCAGCCGCCATGACATCAGCTTTGGCATTGGCCCTGCTGGCACAGGTAAAACCTACCTTGCCGTCGCCGCTGCTGTGGATGCCTATGAGCGCCAAGAAGTGCGCCGAATTTTGCTGACCCGTCCTGCAGTTGAAGCCGGCGAAAAACTCGGTTTCCTGCCTGGGGATTTAAGCCAGAAGGTCGACCCGTATCTGCGGCCACTTTACGATGCGCTGTTTGAGATGATGGGCTTTGAAAAGGTCGAGAAGCTTATCGAGCGCGGGGTGATTGAAGTGGCACCACTGGCCTACATGCGTGGCCGCACCTTAAATGATGCCTTTATTATTCTCGATGAAAGCCAGAACACCACAGTTGAGCAGATGAAGATGTTTTTGACTCGCATAGGCTTTAATTCCCGCACTGTGATCACCGGCGACATTACCCAAATTGACTTACCTCGAAGCCAAAAGTCTGGCCTTAGACACGCCATCGAAGTATTAAGCCAAGTGCCCGACATCAGCTTTAACTTCTTCGTAGCCCAAGATGTTGTCCGTCACCCTATTGTTGCCAAGATTGTCGAAGCCTACGAGGCATTTGAGCAGCAAGAACAAATCATCAAGGCCGAAAAAGAAGCCAATTACAAGTTTCAGCAACAAAGGCTGCAAGCCCAAACCACGCAGGAAAACCCCAGCCATGAGTCTTAG
- a CDS encoding YqaE/Pmp3 family membrane protein, whose amino-acid sequence MDLIRILIAIFIPPLGVFLQVGIGRDFWINIILTLLGYIPGIVHAVWVIAKR is encoded by the coding sequence ATGGACTTAATACGGATTTTAATCGCTATCTTTATCCCGCCTCTGGGTGTGTTCTTACAAGTCGGCATAGGCAGGGACTTTTGGATCAATATCATCTTGACCTTGCTGGGCTATATTCCAGGCATAGTGCACGCGGTATGGGTGATAGCTAAGCGCTAA
- the lnt gene encoding apolipoprotein N-acyltransferase — MQTLPTLGPKQGLIRLVSAFAAGASTALAFAPYGFWIIYPIALGLSLFLGKNLSPKQAFNHWLCFGFGSFVFGISWVHVSIDTFGGMPLIVSMSLMALLALYLALYPALAGYLMARLESHKNTSIGKLSNLALFPALWVLTEWLRGWVMTGFPWLWAGYSQTQGPLSALASVIGALGLSFVIALVAASLAYACARPKSLSQLLPCMVILAVLALCTWLTPKLEQTSPSGETVKVALVQGNIAQSMKWQPDALWPTMLKYMDLTRTNFDAEIIIWPEAAIPAPESLVGDFLANANQVANMHDSAIITGIISHRNKDFYNSLIVLGNHNEAVQESGDYISANIQADVGVGVGVGVEPEANKGRNEFKKHHLLPIGEFVPFGDLLRPIAPLFNLPMSSFTRGDYLQPNLNAVGYQISPAICYEIVFPEQVRANVNDDTDMLLTVSNDAWFGSSNGPLQHMEIAQMRAIEMGRPLLRGTNNGVTAVVDHLGVIQAKLPQFETGVLRAEVVLVTGQTWFHRIGQAPLLWLSALIALGAAIIRRQGR, encoded by the coding sequence GTGCAAACACTCCCCACGTTAGGCCCTAAACAGGGCCTTATAAGACTGGTATCGGCTTTTGCAGCCGGTGCCAGCACTGCCTTAGCCTTCGCCCCTTACGGCTTTTGGATAATCTACCCTATCGCCCTTGGGCTCAGCCTATTTTTAGGGAAAAACTTAAGCCCCAAGCAAGCCTTTAACCACTGGCTCTGTTTCGGTTTTGGCAGTTTTGTATTTGGCATTAGCTGGGTGCATGTCAGCATAGATACCTTCGGCGGCATGCCACTTATCGTCTCCATGAGTTTAATGGCATTGCTGGCCTTGTATTTGGCGCTCTATCCCGCCCTTGCCGGTTACTTAATGGCAAGGCTTGAGAGTCACAAAAACACCAGCATTGGCAAACTTAGTAATTTAGCCTTATTTCCCGCCCTATGGGTACTCACTGAGTGGCTGCGTGGCTGGGTGATGACAGGGTTTCCTTGGCTGTGGGCAGGTTACAGCCAGACCCAAGGGCCCTTGAGTGCCCTTGCCAGTGTCATAGGCGCCTTAGGCTTAAGTTTTGTGATTGCGCTGGTTGCCGCAAGCCTTGCTTATGCCTGCGCCCGGCCAAAATCCCTCAGCCAGCTATTACCCTGTATGGTTATTCTTGCAGTGTTAGCCCTTTGTACTTGGCTTACCCCAAAGCTTGAGCAAACAAGCCCCAGTGGTGAAACCGTCAAGGTTGCCCTAGTGCAAGGCAATATTGCCCAGAGCATGAAATGGCAGCCCGATGCGCTGTGGCCCACCATGCTTAAATACATGGATTTGACCCGCACAAACTTCGACGCCGAGATTATTATTTGGCCCGAAGCGGCCATTCCTGCCCCAGAATCTCTAGTGGGTGACTTTCTTGCCAATGCCAATCAAGTGGCCAACATGCATGACAGCGCCATCATTACCGGCATTATCAGTCATAGAAACAAAGACTTCTATAATTCATTGATAGTATTAGGTAATCATAATGAAGCCGTGCAAGAAAGCGGTGATTATATCTCTGCCAATATCCAAGCTGATGTTGGTGTTGGTGTTGGTGTTGGTGTTGAACCTGAGGCAAACAAGGGCCGAAATGAATTTAAAAAGCATCACTTGCTGCCCATAGGCGAATTTGTGCCCTTCGGCGATTTATTGCGCCCCATCGCGCCGCTGTTCAATTTACCCATGTCATCTTTTACCCGCGGTGACTATTTACAGCCCAACTTAAATGCTGTGGGTTATCAAATTAGCCCAGCGATTTGCTATGAAATTGTCTTCCCTGAACAGGTACGCGCCAACGTCAATGATGATACTGACATGCTGTTAACGGTTTCCAACGATGCCTGGTTTGGCAGTTCCAATGGGCCATTGCAACACATGGAAATTGCCCAGATGCGCGCCATAGAAATGGGCAGACCGCTGCTTCGCGGCACCAACAATGGCGTTACCGCCGTGGTCGATCACCTTGGGGTTATTCAAGCCAAACTGCCACAATTTGAAACTGGGGTATTACGGGCCGAGGTCGTCTTGGTCACAGGGCAAACTTGGTTCCATCGCATTGGCCAAGCCCCATTGCTATGGCTATCAGCATTGATAGCCCTAGGGGCCGCTATTATCAGACGCCAAGGAAGGTGA
- a CDS encoding pepsin-like aspartic protease has translation MSKHFIPLPLTNVLADGGYSASVCLGSQLAKVNLIIDTGSSTLVVHENRYQGMHDTRLQSTSLAQQVSYGVGGWFGSVVHTRFNILDVSVDDMPLALVHHEAEHSFINADGIWGMAYHSLNRSYDMSEYLTANAIAPPATYPWPFPENDQPQFPLPEFQSEASDFKQLIHGLPEQDVATAFTLMEQQGLVSNRFAFIAHRSSIHHAKANMTPESLALDPLNQGMLILGGDERLSQYFQGEFTDLKVVHDRYYNVNLLSLSLAGGAPIKLPSALEAQLSRGSSNAIIDTGASLVSLPSQAFTQVIAELSQTVPQAAKLLAPFIGDINKVTQAQSQGIAMSELNLALWPALEFHFEGAADGRASLSCPAECYWQLNSPAPGRAVFKLMGQLAGWPAQSILGLPLLNPYFVLFQRDSGEFGTVRFAAHRQKS, from the coding sequence ATGTCGAAGCATTTTATTCCCCTACCCCTGACCAATGTCTTGGCCGACGGTGGCTACAGCGCTAGCGTATGTCTTGGCAGTCAGCTGGCCAAGGTCAATCTCATCATAGACACGGGCAGCTCCACTTTAGTCGTACATGAAAACCGCTACCAAGGGATGCATGACACTCGCCTGCAGAGCACAAGTTTAGCCCAGCAAGTGAGTTATGGTGTCGGTGGCTGGTTTGGTTCTGTGGTTCACACCCGTTTTAATATCTTAGATGTCAGTGTGGATGACATGCCCTTGGCACTGGTTCATCACGAGGCTGAACACAGCTTTATTAACGCCGATGGCATTTGGGGCATGGCCTACCACAGCTTAAACCGCAGCTATGATATGAGCGAATATTTGACAGCCAATGCCATAGCGCCGCCAGCCACTTACCCTTGGCCCTTTCCTGAGAATGACCAGCCCCAATTTCCATTGCCAGAGTTTCAGAGTGAAGCTAGTGATTTTAAGCAGCTTATCCATGGGCTGCCAGAACAAGATGTCGCCACTGCGTTTACCTTGATGGAGCAGCAAGGTTTAGTGAGTAATAGGTTTGCCTTTATCGCCCACCGCTCTAGCATTCATCATGCAAAAGCCAATATGACGCCTGAGTCACTGGCTCTGGACCCTCTAAATCAAGGGATGTTGATTTTAGGCGGCGATGAGCGCCTGAGTCAGTATTTTCAGGGCGAGTTTACCGATCTTAAGGTGGTGCACGACAGGTATTACAATGTGAACTTATTGAGTTTAAGCCTTGCTGGTGGAGCGCCTATCAAGCTACCCAGCGCCCTTGAGGCCCAGCTTAGTCGCGGTTCAAGCAATGCCATCATAGACACGGGCGCCTCCTTAGTGTCTTTGCCCTCCCAAGCCTTCACTCAAGTTATCGCAGAGTTAAGCCAAACTGTGCCACAGGCCGCTAAGTTATTGGCGCCTTTTATTGGTGATATTAACAAGGTCACACAGGCACAGAGTCAAGGTATTGCCATGAGTGAGCTTAATTTAGCCCTTTGGCCAGCACTAGAGTTTCACTTTGAAGGCGCCGCGGATGGGCGAGCAAGCCTTAGTTGCCCTGCCGAATGTTATTGGCAGCTCAATAGCCCAGCCCCAGGTCGCGCCGTGTTTAAACTCATGGGTCAACTGGCAGGCTGGCCGGCCCAGAGCATACTCGGACTGCCGCTACTCAACCCATACTTTGTGTTGTTTCAGCGCGATAGCGGCGAATTTGGCACAGTGCGCTTTGCCGCCCATAGGCAAAAATCATGA
- a CDS encoding GNAT family N-acetyltransferase produces the protein MSPLTTARLTLRPMEESDEVLFVELFCSDRIMSCIGDSFETGRAQRAFATTLKVCRKEDGDIRSWTVFCQQDPRPLGLISFSGLSQSAGADMGIMLSRGAHGKRIADEAVIMLADFGFNMMGLEFIRAEFKCSNLATKRITRKLGFSEPQQLAGKAGWQECFLYPKPELNV, from the coding sequence ATGAGCCCATTGACCACAGCAAGACTAACTCTCAGACCCATGGAAGAGTCCGATGAAGTCTTATTTGTGGAGCTGTTTTGTTCGGATAGGATAATGTCCTGCATAGGTGACAGTTTTGAAACGGGTCGAGCGCAACGGGCATTCGCCACAACCTTAAAGGTGTGCAGGAAAGAGGATGGCGATATTCGCAGCTGGACCGTATTTTGTCAGCAAGACCCTAGGCCGTTAGGGCTGATTTCTTTCTCGGGCTTAAGTCAGTCTGCAGGCGCTGATATGGGCATCATGCTCAGTCGTGGTGCTCATGGAAAACGCATTGCCGATGAAGCGGTAATCATGTTGGCTGATTTTGGCTTTAACATGATGGGACTCGAGTTTATTAGGGCAGAATTTAAGTGCTCTAATCTAGCCACTAAACGTATTACTCGTAAGCTGGGTTTTAGTGAGCCACAGCAGTTGGCAGGCAAAGCAGGCTGGCAGGAGTGCTTTCTCTACCCTAAGCCCGAATTAAATGTTTAA
- the ybeY gene encoding rRNA maturation RNase YbeY encodes MSLSLDLDLQIAVDSNQLPSQADFETWVRTALGNTLDTAELTIRLVEIAESQSLNHDYRGKDKPTNVLSFPFEAPPGMELPLLGDLVICVAVVEQEALEQNKPLQAHWAHMVIHGCLHLLGYDHIIDQEAEEMESLETQLIEGLGFSNPYKEA; translated from the coding sequence ATGAGTCTTAGTCTCGACCTAGATTTACAAATAGCGGTAGACAGCAATCAACTGCCAAGCCAAGCCGATTTTGAAACTTGGGTGAGAACCGCCTTGGGTAACACCTTAGACACGGCCGAGCTCACCATACGTTTGGTTGAAATTGCCGAAAGCCAGAGCTTAAATCATGACTATCGAGGAAAGGACAAACCCACCAATGTGTTGTCCTTCCCTTTTGAGGCGCCGCCAGGCATGGAGCTACCACTGCTTGGGGATCTGGTGATCTGCGTTGCCGTGGTAGAACAAGAGGCGCTTGAGCAAAATAAACCTCTTCAAGCCCACTGGGCTCACATGGTTATTCACGGCTGCTTGCATTTGCTGGGTTATGACCATATTATCGACCAAGAAGCCGAAGAAATGGAGTCATTAGAGACTCAACTTATTGAAGGCTTAGGTTTTTCAAATCCCTATAAGGAAGCATAA
- a CDS encoding alpha/beta fold hydrolase, with protein sequence MLRQLKTFTQLGLLALSVTMISPIQAADLPEHSQLVDIGNKRLHVRAMGLDKAGPAIVLLSGPNYNFHSDSAWFSALQGTLARHNKVYAIDRAGNAWSDFDENASYRLFVDDLYQVLAQLGESQVIFVAFSSANITTRLFVEKYSNNANMDIKGMLWVDPDIIQPHSIALYQDYPVSWYREYLDLLLPHIETGAWLERTMDKINLEREEVQALVSSKGLACSNKKLDWAYFDRVTQRRLLIENQQTRAIEIANYHDDLEAVRNLPLLNSIPVSVIDSDFELKDIAEATEPEQIARLTRWMEEGTAWSQQVASVSDGQYIPLTDSDHLVPIEHPRRIKKAIRWLLRKR encoded by the coding sequence ATGTTACGACAGTTAAAAACATTCACTCAACTCGGTCTATTGGCGCTATCGGTAACCATGATCAGTCCTATTCAAGCCGCTGATTTACCTGAGCATTCACAGCTGGTGGATATCGGCAATAAACGCCTTCATGTTCGTGCCATGGGCCTAGATAAAGCGGGTCCAGCCATAGTGCTGTTATCGGGACCCAATTATAATTTTCACAGCGATAGCGCGTGGTTTTCAGCACTACAGGGAACCTTGGCCAGACATAACAAGGTTTATGCTATCGACAGGGCGGGTAATGCATGGAGTGATTTTGATGAAAACGCCTCTTACCGTCTATTTGTTGACGATCTCTATCAGGTATTGGCTCAGCTTGGAGAAAGCCAGGTAATTTTTGTGGCATTTAGCAGCGCGAATATTACCACTCGACTCTTCGTGGAGAAATACAGTAACAATGCCAATATGGATATCAAAGGCATGTTATGGGTTGACCCTGATATTATCCAGCCTCACTCCATTGCCTTATATCAAGACTATCCCGTCAGTTGGTATCGTGAATACTTAGATTTGCTATTGCCTCATATAGAGACTGGGGCTTGGCTTGAGAGAACCATGGATAAAATCAATCTAGAACGAGAAGAAGTGCAGGCATTAGTGTCATCTAAGGGCTTAGCGTGTTCGAACAAAAAGCTGGATTGGGCCTATTTTGATCGCGTGACCCAGCGGCGTCTATTGATAGAAAACCAACAAACTCGTGCCATAGAAATAGCAAACTATCATGATGATTTAGAAGCCGTGAGAAACTTACCACTGCTCAATAGCATCCCTGTGAGCGTCATTGACAGTGATTTTGAGTTAAAAGATATCGCCGAGGCCACAGAACCTGAGCAAATAGCGCGTTTGACCCGCTGGATGGAAGAGGGCACAGCGTGGAGTCAGCAGGTGGCGAGTGTGAGCGACGGGCAATATATCCCCTTAACAGACAGCGATCATCTAGTGCCGATTGAGCACCCCAGAAGGATCAAGAAAGCCATTAGGTGGCTGCTAAGAAAACGCTAA
- a CDS encoding GGDEF domain-containing protein: protein MLKKLWFLLTAWCLCFQAVANYSDEECCQAQLKAADEIRSSDSLDFGQKLKAISEQSTSLNDNEADYFKYLQAYEFIFKGDFQEALKIFEELSHAAVNSDIKFRSMLSLINAYAIQRRWNEGLLVLNNVLSLLPSIGNQDIKGQSLMVASIFYNQLGQHELGLEYSDRLKQGHIDPRSICFAEQLKFEAVLQLKRSPEELDETYNKGMRQCEIAGEKVLQAIIIKLYAEYLLETLLKPQDAKALLDEHEALVLSAKYAPIIAIYQSLIAKANWQVGDKEAAFDIASSLSINPASMATLEAQIRAQQVLYDYYLDKGDTAKALEAYIKYAEAEKANLDEVKTKTLAFQMAQHQSLEQQNRIALLDEQNKFLTVQQQLDKAEAFNNRLFIVVLLCIALGLGTWGWHSWKNQQRLRQLAEYDGLTGLFSRGHFTQVALSAVDYAKALKAPISCILLDIDKFKCINDTFGHATGDWALRAVAQMCRELCREHEIIGRIGGEEICFLLPECHQDNASQLAQSLRQGLTQLDTSASGHKFDLSGSFGVSCSTISGYKLDKLMQHADNAMYQSKHAGRNRVQVYHSELKVSV, encoded by the coding sequence GTGCTTAAAAAACTGTGGTTCTTGTTAACGGCTTGGTGCCTTTGCTTCCAAGCCGTTGCTAATTACTCGGATGAAGAATGCTGTCAAGCTCAGCTAAAAGCTGCTGATGAAATTCGCTCTAGTGATTCGCTTGATTTCGGCCAAAAACTTAAAGCAATAAGTGAACAAAGCACATCACTTAATGATAATGAAGCAGATTATTTTAAATATCTCCAAGCTTATGAATTTATTTTTAAAGGTGATTTTCAAGAGGCTCTTAAGATTTTTGAAGAGCTATCGCATGCTGCAGTTAATTCAGACATAAAATTTCGTTCTATGTTGTCGCTCATTAATGCTTATGCAATACAACGACGCTGGAATGAAGGTTTATTGGTATTGAATAATGTTTTGAGCTTACTCCCTTCTATTGGCAATCAAGACATCAAAGGGCAAAGCTTGATGGTTGCTAGCATTTTCTACAACCAATTGGGTCAGCATGAATTAGGTCTTGAGTACAGTGATCGTTTAAAGCAAGGGCATATCGATCCCAGGAGTATATGTTTTGCTGAACAGCTTAAGTTTGAAGCTGTGTTGCAATTGAAGCGTTCGCCAGAGGAATTAGACGAAACTTATAATAAAGGCATGCGGCAATGTGAAATTGCGGGAGAAAAAGTACTTCAGGCAATTATTATTAAGTTGTACGCCGAATATTTGCTAGAAACGTTGTTGAAACCTCAAGATGCGAAAGCATTGTTGGATGAACATGAAGCGTTGGTGCTCTCGGCAAAATACGCCCCGATCATAGCGATTTATCAGAGTCTTATCGCCAAAGCCAATTGGCAAGTGGGCGACAAGGAAGCGGCCTTTGACATTGCCAGCTCGCTGTCTATTAACCCAGCCTCTATGGCCACCCTTGAAGCGCAAATTCGCGCCCAGCAAGTCCTGTATGATTATTACTTAGATAAAGGCGATACTGCTAAGGCGCTAGAGGCCTATATCAAATACGCCGAGGCCGAAAAGGCCAATCTGGATGAAGTCAAAACTAAGACCCTAGCCTTTCAAATGGCTCAGCATCAGAGCCTAGAGCAGCAGAATCGCATCGCCTTGCTCGATGAACAGAATAAATTTCTCACAGTGCAGCAGCAACTGGACAAGGCCGAAGCCTTCAATAACCGTTTATTCATTGTCGTGCTCCTGTGCATCGCCTTGGGCCTTGGGACTTGGGGTTGGCATTCATGGAAGAACCAGCAACGTTTGCGTCAATTGGCCGAGTATGATGGCCTCACTGGGCTGTTTAGCCGCGGTCACTTTACCCAAGTGGCCTTGAGCGCTGTGGATTATGCCAAAGCGCTCAAGGCGCCGATCAGCTGCATCTTATTGGATATAGACAAGTTTAAATGCATTAACGACACCTTTGGCCATGCCACGGGAGATTGGGCGTTAAGGGCCGTGGCGCAAATGTGCCGGGAACTGTGCCGTGAGCATGAAATTATTGGCCGCATAGGGGGGGAAGAAATTTGCTTCCTGCTGCCTGAATGCCATCAAGACAACGCCAGCCAGTTAGCCCAAAGCTTGCGTCAAGGCTTAACTCAGTTGGACACCAGTGCCAGCGGGCATAAGTTTGACTTAAGTGGCAGTTTTGGGGTCAGTTGTTCGACCATCTCAGGTTATAAATTGGATAAATTGATGCAACACGCCGACAACGCCATGTACCAGTCCAAGCATGCTGGCCGTAATCGTGTGCAGGTTTACCATAGTGAGCTAAAAGTCAGTGTTTAA
- the corC gene encoding CNNM family magnesium/cobalt transport protein CorC (CorC(YbeX) belongs to the Cyclin M Mg2+ Exporter (CNNM) family, and was characterized as belonging to a set of three proteins, at least one of which must be present for CorA to function.): MSDDNPPSTNAYKKNWFERVGQLFQGEPQNREDLVDVIDGAEMRDLITEDTREMIKGVLEVSDLRVRDIMIPRSQIVTIQINSSVEELLDTVINSAHSRFPVVNEDKDHIEGILLAKDLIKYGFNHAGEDFSIEKVIRPAVVVPESKRVDVLLKEFRSQRYHMAIVVDEYGGVSGLVTIEDILEEIVGEIEDEFDHSSAEDTEIKRISNTVFMVKALTPIDDFNDACGTQFSDEEFDTVGGLISHAFGHLPERNEIIVIDNIEFKITNADNRRLIQLRVKLPDPNNTEELGI; this comes from the coding sequence ATGAGCGATGACAACCCCCCGAGTACAAACGCCTACAAGAAAAACTGGTTCGAACGTGTTGGTCAGTTATTTCAAGGCGAACCTCAAAACCGTGAAGATTTAGTCGACGTGATCGATGGCGCCGAAATGCGCGATCTCATCACTGAAGATACCCGAGAAATGATCAAAGGCGTGTTAGAAGTATCAGATCTTAGGGTTCGGGATATCATGATCCCCCGCTCACAAATTGTGACTATACAAATTAACAGCAGCGTCGAAGAATTACTCGACACTGTCATCAACTCTGCCCATTCCCGCTTTCCCGTTGTCAATGAAGACAAAGATCATATCGAAGGCATACTACTTGCTAAAGATTTGATTAAATACGGCTTTAACCATGCCGGCGAAGATTTCTCCATCGAGAAAGTGATCCGCCCCGCCGTGGTTGTCCCCGAAAGCAAGCGTGTTGATGTACTGCTAAAAGAATTCCGCTCTCAGCGTTACCACATGGCCATCGTTGTCGATGAATACGGCGGCGTGTCGGGTCTTGTGACCATCGAAGATATTCTTGAAGAAATCGTCGGTGAGATCGAAGATGAATTCGATCACAGCTCGGCCGAAGACACTGAAATCAAGCGGATAAGCAATACTGTCTTTATGGTCAAAGCCTTGACCCCCATCGATGATTTCAATGATGCCTGCGGCACTCAATTTAGCGATGAAGAATTCGATACCGTCGGTGGATTAATTTCTCATGCCTTTGGCCATTTGCCAGAGCGTAATGAAATCATAGTCATAGACAATATTGAATTTAAAATCACCAACGCTGACAATCGCCGTTTGATCCAGCTTAGGGTCAAACTGCCCGATCCCAATAATACTGAAGAACTCGGCATTTAA